Genomic DNA from Anguilla anguilla isolate fAngAng1 chromosome 17, fAngAng1.pri, whole genome shotgun sequence:
GCTTCGGCGAACACATACTTGTCCGCCCGTTCCAAatagggatttaaaaaaagcatggttaacaaaataataacaaaaaaacatttcaactgATTTCAACCTGGGAACGCGGTGAGTGGAATCTCTGGCAAATCGGTGACATCAACCCATCTATTAACTGTCAGTTAGCAAAGAGAACCAGGAGTATCACTGGCCCTGAACtgagtatactgtatatacagtgctgACCTCTGCGTGACAGTGGTTCCCCTTGGGTGCTGGGGCCAAGAGCAGCCgtgaccctccccctcccccccccccccccccccccccccccccccccccaagacagAGACTGTCAGCTGTTTCTCTGGTCCAACTGAAATTTACAATCTCATGTTTGAATTCTGTCCAACTGGACCTGGGTCAGCTCTGAAATAGCTTGCAAGCTTATCGTTCAGTGTAACggtattaatgtattttaaccCTATCCCAGACCCCCTCTGGGTCTACATGCTGATGAACTTGAATGGCCCCTCACTGAATATCCCTGCCATCCACTAGAGCCCTGCAGGTCGACTGACAGTTGGCACTGACATCATCTGGGAAGGGACAGTTTCAGCTGCCTGGGATGATGGTCTCATCGTGCACcactgacccctgctggtcaatcatACATTTGCGATtttcctgttgagctgcacatgaaatgtcttcctctgactcatgtctttGGGATATAGACTAGTGTCATCCACAGTCAGAGCCGTCCCTCCCACTAGCCAGATCAGGCACTGTGCCTAGGGCCTCGCCTTCTCCCCCAGGACCTCTGCCTTCTCCCCCAGGGCTCCTGCCTTCTCCCCCAGGACCCCGCCCTTTctcccagggccccgccttctcttTCAGGGCCTCTGCCTTCTCCCCCAGGACCCCGCCCTCTCTCCCAGGGCCTCGCCTTCTCCCCCAGGACCTCTGCCTTCTCCCCCAGGGCTCCTGCCTTCTCCCCCAGGACCCCACGCTTTctcccagggccccgccttctctcCCAGGACCTCTGCCTTCTCCCCCAGGGCCCTGCTTTCTCCCCCAGGACCCCGCCCTCTCTCCCAGGGCCTCTGCCTTCTCTTTCAGGGCCTCTGCCTTCTCTCCCAGGGCCTCTCCTTCTCGCTCGCCTGGGAAAGGTGGAATTTAAATACACTGTTATCCTGTAAGCGATATTTCAGATGCTGCAGGCCACTGTGGTCCACTTCTAATTCACAAACCAAAACACATTCATCTTTAATAGTGACCTATGGCAACTTACACCTCTTGCTTTGCCCTTTCTCTGACGAGGCTGAAATATTTCGGAGCTGGTGATcctcccactggggagtttgtGTGAAAAGAACTCTTGTTGAGACCGACTGGATTCATGTCAAAGACATTTATTCTTTAATCGCCTTACCTAACAGGTGTGATTTTGAGCTTCAAAAAGCCAGCtctacaattattttttttttttttgagatttatGCCTCTATGTTAGATGGTGGGTGGAAGCCAATTGATTCTTCAGTATCAACTCACATTAACATTGGCGTTAAGTTATGGACTGGCAAAGAGTTGTACCTGAACCCACATTGCACAAATCTCCAAACTCCTTTATAACCAATAGACCAGTTTGAAATTCGGTAAGGTGTCAGAAAATATGTAGTTGGGCTTCTGTGAGACAGCAATGGCCAGACTAAGAAGTTGCCAAACTCAATCTGCCTCAGTCCCTACGGtagccagattttttttatcctgGTCAAGTAGAAAACTGTTTAGGATAGGATAAAGATCTAAGTGGAGGCGACAGTACACAAGTAGAGCCAGCGGTCAGAGCGGGCGACATACCTCCACCTGACACAACAAATGTCAGCCACAATGATGACATTGCGTCTGAGAGTGAGGAGGATAGGGATTGTCAGATATCTTGTGTTTAAATGTTGGCCTTAACGAGAGAACCAGTGGATTGGATACAATGTTATATTGTTTCTGAGAATGcggcctgccctcccctccacaaacatcaaagcAGACGTGGTTGGGGCTATTTAAAGTCCGCTGATTCAAATTTGACTGCCTTTTATTGAAATCAATtattttgacttgttggttgattccaccagtttacTGTAGAATGACCTATTATTCAgccatttaatttataattgtcattttcaacaataattattaGATTAAAtcacttaaaatatattttatatttagtgtggtGCCAGGAAaggaattggggtgctgtccaccagggggcagcaccggTCCTGTCGACAGGTATGGCTGCCGCTGTGGTTCTttgcaatcacatcagctgcGACCCATTGCCTCATGATTGGGCTGTATAAATAAGGTCTGGTTGATTTTGGAGATTTAGTATTCTTGCCTGCTTTGccttgattgttttgtttgccaGGTTGGCCTTTTCCTCTGTTTAAAGGctttgctgttattttctgttctcAGACTTAATAAATGGCAATAAGTCAATtagcatatttttctgtttctgcctGTTCACCACATGATACTGTGGTTACCCCAGCCTCCAATCACTGTCATTTAATGaaggggttctagcatgcagTACCACTTGTATTCAGTATTTTAATaaggacattgactgttggaaccactggattcagaaaaaaaaacatctttatttaatccttgcttgtctgACATTTGGAGGCTCCAACTGAAAGGTTGTCCTGTAGCATGTGTAGCGCTAGATATACCcccatatgaccaaaagtatctggacaccccttggtctgaggcagtttttaatggtttgggctaggcctcttagttccagtgaaggcaaaccttaatgctacagcgtacaatcacacaacagctttgggatcaattgaaaAGCCAACTACGAGTCaagcctaattgcccaatcagtgcccaaccccactaatgctcttctgtcTGTATAGAAGCAAATCCCtccagcaatgctccaacatctagtataaagtcttcccagtagagtggaggttgttatagtgGCAAAGgttggaccaactccatattaatgcccctaattttggatgagatgttggatgtcatgTGTCCGTATACTTTTGCAAATGTAGCTTAGTTCATCGATATTTACTTGAATTTACCTTTAGAGTAGATAGCCAAtgatcaatatttaaaaatactccaTCTATCCATAATAAAGAGGCAAAAACTGTATAATTtgccaaaattaaatttttttgtagTAGTAATACCAGTGACTAAAATAATATTGTGAACTTTTTTAACAAATAAGATTTTATAGTAAAATTGTAACTCCAAATTCTATAtatctgtcaaaataaaatctttcaaaatagactaaaacattttttttatggaaatagATGAaactcattttcaaaattttccCAACTGATGTACCACTTCAAATGAAGAATAACCAAATTATTTTACACCAAAATTGAAAAGTGCTGAATCGTCTTACTGACATGTTTTACTGCACTACACAACCCATGTcgacaaatgcatttatttcagaccaCAAAAATATCAAACTGGGTAAAAGTGAGAagagtatttttaatttttttaatgtccattACAAGAATTTCATAGTTGACTGAAATTAGGAATTACCAATGGTCTCCTGGTTGTCAAAAAAACCTCCTTGTGACAGTGTCTATGTAAAAACAGCTATGCCTAATTTAACTGAAATGAGCACTCTTGGCTTTGGACCTTGTGGTTGCCCTTATTTATGGTCTACAGTTGTTAAAATAACTTTATAGATATTCCTTTCACAAAATAGAGACATAAATGGTTGAAGGTGTTTGATTGTATCCATTGAGTTTATTCCTGGCAAAACGGGATATTTATTCAAAGTTGTAAGTTCAATATCTCACATATTGAATTTCACTCCTGCTAGTGGCTGATGATCTAGCAGTCATATTATCTAGATAGCTAGCTTTGTATGAGCTTCAGCGTTGGGCATATTTACTGCAGACTTATTGTTATATGGTGTCAGTCAGGTTGATATTATTCTTATAGCCTGTAGTTAACTCTCTGATGAGAGGCTGCAAAATAACAAGCTGCTTTTAAAGCCATAAATTGGCTACATGAAGTGAATACCTGCAACAGAATGATGgcaataaaaaggcaaaaagtAAAGCAATCTGGAGAAAGCGCGAGAAGTAAAAATACATTAGGTTCACAACTGGATGGTCTTGCTTTAACAGCCGTGTTTATTGATTTATAATAGTTTCGTTTATTGGTGTACCAGTGCAGCAGTCTGGACCGACTCATCTGTTAAAGCAGAAAATGTAGTGGGACATGAACGCACCGGTCTGTGAACTGCAACGCTACTGCACCGAATAGATGTCACTAATGATCTAGTCACTCAATGTACCGCCATGAGAACTCTTCCTACCACTTGGCTGTTCActgagggcaggagagagaatACCAGGGCTTATTCACATGAGCTaccattaaacattaaatatcaGAAGGCATCTGCAATatacttatacatacacacacacacacacatattagcACACAATAAAAGAACATGGAAAATCTGCTATTATGGCAAGTACTGAAGTGGCTCTGAAAAGAGCCTTTGGGGTTCGGATTGTGCGGTGTCAAGCAGTTTTAAGCGCGCTCTCCACGAATGCGTCGGGCCAGCTGGATATCCTTAGGCATGATTGTCACCCTCTTGGCGTGAATTGCGCACAGATTGGTGTCCTCAAACAGACCGACCAGATACGCCTCGCTCGCTTCCTGCAGAGCCATTACAGCTGAGCTTTGGAAGCGAAGATCGGTCTTGAAATCCTGAGCGATCTCCCTCACAAGGCGCTGGAAGGGCAGCTTACGAATCAACAGTTCAGTGGACTTCTGATAGCGACGAATTTCTCGCAGAGCTACAGTACCAGGCCTGTAACGATGAGGCTTCTTCACGCCGCCTGTCGCAGGCGCGCTCTTACGCGCCGCCTTGGTGGCGAGCTGTTTCCTAGGAGCTTTACCACCGGTGGACTTACGTGCAGTCTGCTTGGTTCTAGCCATCGTGTCAAACTTGGTTTCGACTTTTCGAAAAACATCCCGGTTGATTCCCCGCATACACCTTTAAAGCATTCCAGCGAGAAGGTGATTGGATAGGATTTTGCGGATCCCCATTGGCCCGAATTCTGACCCATTCACCGATTCTATTGGTTTGTTTCTTCAGCTTCCTCTGCCgccaaaaattttaaaatttctcTTACCGCCTTGATTTAGTCCAACGTCTCGTTCCAACAGCATTGTTAAAGTGAGCcaaacatcagacatttttactaaaaaattttttaaaaggccaatacatttctttttgttgtaaAAAGCACTCGAGGACACAGTC
This window encodes:
- the LOC118216311 gene encoding histone H3 translates to MARTKQTARKSTGGKAPRKQLATKAARKSAPATGGVKKPHRYRPGTVALREIRRYQKSTELLIRKLPFQRLVREIAQDFKTDLRFQSSAVMALQEASEAYLVGLFEDTNLCAIHAKRVTIMPKDIQLARRIRGERA